The Erythrolamprus reginae isolate rEryReg1 chromosome 5, rEryReg1.hap1, whole genome shotgun sequence genome window below encodes:
- the SST gene encoding somatostatin produces MLFPCRLRCALALLVSVAVAWSTVAAAPSDPRLRQFLQKSLAAAAGKQELAKYFLAELLSEPNQPDNEALSSDDLSRGAEQDEVRLELERSANLNPGLAARERKAGCKNFFWKTFTSC; encoded by the exons ATGCTGTTCCCGTGTCGCCTCCGCTGCGCCCTGGCGCTGCTCGTCTCCGTGGCCGTGGCGTGGAGCACCGTGGCAGCCGCGCCTTCCGACCCCAGGCTCCGGCAGTTCCTGCAGAAATCCCTGGCCGCAGCCGCGGGGAAGCAG gaACTAGCGAAATATTTCCTGGCGGAGTTACTCTCCGAACCCAACCAGCCGGACAACGAGGCCCTGAGTTCCGACGACCTCTCGCGCGGCGCTGAACAAGATGAGGTCCGACTGGAACTGGAGAGATCAGCCAACTTGAACCCGGGTCTGGCCGCTCGGGAGCGCAAAGCCGGATGCAAAAATTTCTTTTGGAAAACTTTCACTTCTTGTTAG